Proteins from a genomic interval of Zerene cesonia ecotype Mississippi unplaced genomic scaffold, Zerene_cesonia_1.1 Zces_u001, whole genome shotgun sequence:
- the LOC119838094 gene encoding ankyrin repeat domain-containing protein 50: protein GNVQILNAPLESRAEKLERREAREGRRKEEARRRAPRNEPGEGKVEAYLRQNQVSIRQQQNRHSAVRQAEHRVNLRSLPLNEVTARGHDRTPTDRHRGFPERESRDYRRERDRDNFDFDGEPLSPIAARAHDKDSSRPVRKSSSAQRVNETTISTDKRRFFCREWVFQKIAYCLEQRAVSKTCGALILGDAGSGKTALCQELSQPGPGPQARQQRALNRRLLARHFLQGPGESAQRPGEFIRSLAMQILSHSAHATRPDREHPAREAAGNRNNSEENLIQRFREMGEDTEDISKPLLGDCEDRTDDDDAGSARRHKTIDRLHERDAYMDLFKYLPEIMPRTSAKATNPFVEDEMRLYENHENLFLRNISQRQSRELRSARLLRQSSEPLAERKPATLQKSLSTETEDRRPENSPPKSRIPVANFKYPNRSELKPAESPKKSAADAAEAEAEYENVLEVERKQEDPPPIPSLPVSQRTLIANAYYEKLLSDGEIQQALLPRNLERAPDECFKRAILFPLLEIDPPKQCLFLLVDAIDEGTDGKSDNESGVGGLLSRHQHLLPHWLLLVATARRHSRHLTKMFTGFRKITLDELQRAHVSADVQRYVLARLDTEPRLRGRVSSDSAAAAAAAAALDHLRIKSDGCLLYLEKVLDGVADGFIALREIREIPGTLNGLYLWLAQRLFHGRRFTKVRLLLDVLLAARCGVTEEMLYKCLLTKEYSVTREDFNRRLHLLRRVLVMERGSGHLRVFHASFAGWLLDVKHCTRRYLCSAPDGHAALAMCYTLLARGLTPLEIHHYVYHMTYLEQHLSSQKKNKNTDDEVLNLHTLILLWVLDSGCDVEAALKRETDIAKRLECDTQNDSKTEEKDGDPESESKESASADPSTLESIMPELVSGEETARWPRDRRVLRALLELSRTDGAREPDGDVLSTDQQVESEEINDATGDEQDDTLLMDPSTVHELASRGDEEALAALLKRCPQLVESRDSTGSTALHAAARSGRAGCAALLLRAGASAAAADGEGWSVLRAAAWAGHSEVVDVLLEHGCDVDCVDADNRTALRAAAWSGHEAVAARLLAGGAAPDRADACGRTALMAAAYMGHADIVRMLLDAGADPDRADEDGRTSLAVAALCGTGAACAALLLERGADAARRDRDNAAPLLVAAFEGHTEICEVLLEAEADIEATDSAGRTALWAAASAGHAATVRLLLFWGACVDTMDAEGRTVLSTAAAQGNVEVVRQLLDRGLDEHHRDNSGWTPLHYAAFEGHIEVCEALLEAGAKVDEADNEGKGPLLLAAQEGHLDLVTLLVDKWNAPVDQRAHDGKTALRLAALEGQFETVAWLVARGAALDALDADRRSTLYVLALDNRLAMARQLLAAGAAVHCCDTEGRTPLHVSAWQGHTEMVNLLIKVGGAAVDGRDRCARTALHAAAWRGRAAALRALLAHGADPAAVCTQGATPLGIAAQEGHEECVLWLLQHGADPLQADHCGRTPAKVAWRAGHANICRLLERWSAPSAPLALTPHAQDDDLLAPLRTGSPEYKRRSVHSSNSTKSSSNLTGGSNRSHEQDDNVDKVAKPAPSLSFAQQVARCGWARRERARGDRPAPAPAPAPARDCDAKLRNSAVFLASRLAYNKFVGGLGRARGKIFKKTKNKRNGIVTNPAMRLVANVRNGLDNAAANIRRTGVALAASASSANPAVKTNAFQWRKETPL, encoded by the exons GGTAACGTTCAGATACTGAACGCGCCGCTCGAGAGCCGCGCGGAGAAGCTCGAGCGGCGGGAGGCGAGGGAGGGGAGGAGGAAGGAGGAGGCGCGCAGGAGGGCGCCGAGGAACGAGCCCGGGGAGGGTAAGGTGGAGGCGTACCTGCGGCAGAACCAAGTGAGCATCCGACAGCAACAGAATCGGCATTCGGCTGTGCGGCAGGCGGAGCATCGGGTCAATTTGAG ATCTCTACCCTTGAACGAGGTGACCGCTCGCGGCCACGACCGGACGCCGACTGACAGACACCGCGGGTTTCCCGAGCGAGAGTCGCGCGACTACAGGAGGGAGCGGGATAGGGATAACTTTGATTTTGATG GCGAACCGCTCAGCCCGATagctgcgcgcgcgcacgACAAGGACTCCAGCCGTCCCGTTCGCAAGTCGTCGTCCGCGCAGCGTGTGAACGAGACGACAATATCGACCGACAAGCGCCGGTTCTTCTGCCGCGAATGGGTGTTCCAGAAGATCGCGTACTGTCTCGAGCAGAGGGCCGTCAGTAAGACGTGCGGCGCGTTGATTTTGG GCGATGCGGGTAGTGGTAAAACGGCATTATGCCAAGAGCTCAGCCAGCCCGGCCCCGGGCCACAGGCTCGCCAGCAGCGGGCGCTGAACCGTCGCCTGCTGGCCAGGCACTTCCTGCAG GGCCCCGGCGAGAGCGCCCAGCGGCCGGGCGAGTTCATCCGTTCGCTCGCGATGCAGATACTGAGCCACTCTGCGCACGCGACGCGACCGGACAGGGAGCACCCTGCCAGGGAGGCGGCCGGCAACAG AAACAATTCGGAAGAGAACTTGATACAACGGTTCCGTGAGATGGGCGAAGACACGGAGGACATCTCCAAACCGCTGCTGGGAGATTGCGAAG ATCGCACGGATGACGACGACGCGGGCAGCGCGCGCAGGCACAAGACGATAGACAGACTGCACGAGCGCGACGCGTATATGGACT tgtttaaatat TTACCGGAAATAATGCCGCGCACCAGCGCGAAGGCGACCAACCCGTTCGTCGAAGACGAAATGCGCCTATACGAGAACCACGAGAATCTCTTTCTGCGCAACATATCGCAGCGCCAGTCCAGGGAGCTGCGCAGCGCCCGCCTGCTGCGGCAGAGCTCCGAGCCGCTCGCCGAGAGGAAACCGGCGACGCTGCAAAAGAGCCTCTCCACGGAGACGGAGGACCGGCGGCCGGAGAACTCGCCGCCCAAGTCGCGGATACCGGTCGCGAATTTCAAGTATCCAAACCGGAGCGAGCTGAAACCGGCGGAGTCGCCGAAGAAGTCCGCAGCGGACGCGGCGGAGGCGGAGGCGGAGTACGAGAACGTTCTGGAGGTGGAGAGGAAACAGGAGGACCCGCCTCCGATACCCTCGCTGCCGGTCAGTCAGCGGACGTTGATCGCGAACGCGTACTACGAGAAGCTACTGTCGGACGGCGAGATCCAGCAGGCGCTGCTGCCGCGGAACCTGGAGAGGGCGCCGGACGAGTGCTTCAAGAGGGCCATACTGTTCCCGCTGCTGGAGATCGACCCGCCCAAGCAGTGCTTGTTCCTGCTCGTCGACGCCATCGACGAGGGGACGGACG GTAAATCCGACAATGAGAGCGGCGTGGGCGGCCTGCTGTCCCGCCACCAGCACCTGCTGCCGCACTGGTTGCTGCTGGTGGCCACCGCCAGGCGCCACTCGCGCCACCTGACCAAGATGTTCACGG GGTTCCGCAAGATAACGCTAGACGAGCTGCAGCGCGCCCACGTGTCGGCCGACGTCCAGCGATATGTGCTGGCCAGACTGGACACGGAACCTAGGTTGCG CGGTCGAGTGTCAAGTGATTCGGCCGCAGCGGCGGCAGCTGCGGCCGCGTTGGACCATTTGAGGATCAAAAGCGATGGGTGCCTGCTTTATTTGGAGAAG GTGCTGGATGGCGTCGCGGACGGGTTCATAGCGTTGCGGGAGATACGCGAAATACCCGGCACTCTCAACGGCCTCTACCTCTGGTTGGCGCAGAGGCTGTTCCACGGTCGCCGGTTCACTAAG GTGCGTCTCTTACTGGACGTGTTGCTAGCCGCTCGGTGCGGAGTGACGGAGGAGATGTTGTACAAGTGCCTCTTGACGAAGGAGTACAGCGTCACGAGAGAGGATTTCAACAGGAGACTGCATTTGTTGAGACG CGTGCTGGTGATGGAGCGCGGGTCGGGGCACCTGCGCGTGTTCCACGCGTCGTTCGCGGGCTGGCTGCTGGACGTGAAGCACTGCACGCGCCGCTACCTGTGCAGCGCGCCCGACGGCCACGCCGCGCTCGCCATGTGCTACACGCTGCTCGCGAGGGG aCTAACCCCACTTGAAATTCACCACTACGTGTATCACATGACGTACCTCGAACAGCATCTGTCGTCgcagaagaaaaataaaaatac AGACGATGAAGTGCTGAACCTGCACACGCTGATACTCCTCTGGGTTCTGGACTCTGGCTGTGACGTGGAGGCGGCGCTGAAGAGGGAGACGGATATAGCGAAACGCTTGGAGTGCGACACGCAG AACGATTCGAAAACGGAAGAAAAAGACGGCGATCCAGAGTCGGAGAGTAAAGAGTCTGCGTcag CTGACCCCTCCACCTTGGAGAGCATAATGCCGGAGCTGGTGAGCGGGGAGGAGACGGCGCGCTGGCCCCGCGACAGGCGCGTGCTGCGAGCGCTCCTCGAGCTGAGCCGGACCGACGGCGCGAGGGAGCCGGACGGGGATGTG TTGTCCACGGATCAGCAAGTGGAGAGTGAAGAGATCAATGACGCGACCGGTGATGAGCAGGATGATACGCTGCTGATGGACCCGAGTACTGTACACGAGCTGGCCAGCAGGGGTGATGAGGAGGCGCTGGCTGCTTTGCTGAAg cGCTGTCCTCAGCTAGTGGAGAGCCGCGACAGCACGGGCAGCACGGCGCTGCACGCGGCGGCGCGCAGCGGGCGCGCCGGCTGCGCCGCGCTGCTGCTGCGCGCCGGCGCCAGCGCGGCCGCCGCCGACGGCGAGGGCTGGAGCGTGCTGCGCGCCGCCGCCTGGGCGGGCCACAGCGAG GTAGTGGACGTGCTGTTGGAGCACGGATGCGACGTGGACTGCGTGGACGCCGACAATCGAACCGCCCTACG CGCGGCGGCGTGGTCGGGGCACGAGGCGGTGGCGGCGCGGCTGctggcgggcggcgcggcgccggACCGCGCCGACGCGTGCGGCCGCACCGCGCTCATGGCCGCCGCCTACATGGGCCACGCGGACATCGTGCGCATGCTGCTCGACGCCGGCGCCGACCCCGACCGCGCCGACGAGGACG GGCGCACGTCGCTGGCGGTGGCGGCGCTGTGCGGCACGGGCGCCGCGTGCGCCGCGCTGCTGCTGGAGCGCGGCGCCGACGCGGCGCGCCGCGACCGCGACAACGCCGCGCCGCTGCTCGTGGCCGCCTTCGAGGGGCACAC GGAGATTTGCGAAGTGCTACTCGAAGCGGAAGCGGATATAGAAGCCACAGACTCTGCTGGACGTACGGCGCTATGGGCGGCCGCTTCCGCCGGACACGCGGCAACTGTTCGTTTGTTGCTTTTCTGGGGCGCTTGTGTGGACACTATGGACGCTGAGGGGAGAACTGTATTAAGCACTGCGGCTGCGCAGG GCAACGTGGAAGTGGTACGTCAGCTGTTGGACCGCGGGTTGGACGAGCACCACCGGGACAACTCGGGCTGGACGCCCTTGCATTACGCCGCTTTTgaag GCCACATAGAAGTCTGCGAAGCGCTCCTGGAGGCGGGCGCGAAGGTCGACGAAGCGGACAACGAGGGGAAGGGGCCGCTGCTGCTGGCGGCGCAGGAGGGACACCTGGACCTGGTCACCTTGCTCGTGGACAAGTGGAACGCGCCCGTGGACCAGCGGGCGCACGACGGCAAGACCGCGCTCAG GCTGGCGGCGCTGGAGGGGCAGTTCGAGACGGTGGCGTGGCTGGtggcgcgcggcgcggcgctggACGCGCTGGACGCGGACCGGCGCAGCACGCTGTACGTGCTCGCGCTCGACAACCGGCTCGCCATGGCGCGCCAGCTGCTCGCCGCCGGCGCCGCCGTGCACTGCTGCGACACCGAG GGTCGCACGCCATTGCACGTGTCGGCCTGGCAGGGTCACACCGAGATGGTTAACCTGCTCATTAAAGTTG GCGGCGCGGCGGTGGACGGGCGCGACCGGTGCGCGCGCACGGCGCTGCACGCGGCGGCGTGGCGCGGCCGCGCGGCGGCGCTGCGCGCGCTGCTGGCGCACGGCGCCGACCCGGCCGCGGTGTGCACGCAGGGCGCCACGCCGCTCG GCATCGCAGCGCAGGAGGGTCACGAGGAGTGCGTGCTGTGGCTGCTACAGCACGGGGCCGATCCGCTCCAGGCGGATCATTGCG GTCGAACGCCCGCTAAAGTGGCGTGGCGCGCCGGGCACGCGAACATATGCCGCCTGCTGGAGCGCTGGAGCGCGCCCTCCGCGCCGCTCGCGCTCACGCCGCACGCGCAGGACGACGACCTGCTGGCGCCGCTGCGGACGG GCTCGCCGGAATACAAGCGGCGAAGCGTGCACAGTTCCAACTCCACTAAGTCATCGTCGAATCTCACTGGAGGCTCGAACAGATCTCATGAACAAGACGACAATGTGGATAAG GTCGCGAAGCCGGCGCCGTCGCTGTCGTTCGCGCAGCAAGTGGCGCGCTGCGGCTGGGCGCGGCGCGAGCGCGCGCGCGGCGACcggcccgcgcccgcgcccgcccccgcgcccgcgcgcgACTGCGACGCCAAGCTCAG aaatagcGCGGTGTTTCTGGCGTCCAGACTTGCGTATAACAAGTTTGTGGGAGGGCTCGGGAGAGCGAGAGGGAAGATATTTAAGAAAAC CAAAAACAAGAGGAACGGTATAGTCACGAATCCGGCGATGCGATTGGTCGCCAACGTTAGAAATGGCTTGG ACAACGCCGCGGCAAATATTCGTCGCACGGGCGTGGCGCTGGCCGCCAGCGCCAGCTCGGCCAACCCGGCTGTCAAGACCAACGCTTTCCAGTGGAGGAAGGAGACACCATTGTAA